From Triticum urartu cultivar G1812 chromosome 2, Tu2.1, whole genome shotgun sequence, a single genomic window includes:
- the LOC125541067 gene encoding uncharacterized protein LOC125541067: MATAHCYPPPPPIAHALPRPHAADGAVALLPDDGGSDSESVAESSCPHPRVRRPTASRDEEEEEDNDGCSSCVEVDEYWGYYQQQQQHPQEADDEEEVSTASVWWKKKRAAAAASRAGGAFPSAFPSAVGGEGEEKKAEDPKRAAARQEEDRKFWADCLATGYP; encoded by the coding sequence ATGGCCACGGCACACTGctacccgccgccgccgcccatcgCCCACGCGCTTCCAAGGCCGCACGCCGCCGACGGCGCCGTTGCCCTCCTCCCCGACGACGGCGGCAGCGACAGCGAGAGCGTGGCCGAGTCGTCGTGCCCGCACCCGCGCGTGCGCCGGCCGACGGCGAGccgggacgaggaggaggaggaggacaacGACGGGTGCAGCAGCTGCGTGGAGGTGGACGAGTACTGGGGCTActaccagcagcagcagcagcatccGCAGGAAgccgacgacgaggaggaggtcAGCACGGCGAGCGTCTGGTGGAAGAAGaaacgggcggcggcggcggctagtaGGGCTGGCGGCGCGTTCCCCTCGGCGTTCCCCTCGGCGGTGGGTGGTGAGGGGGAGGAGAAGAAGGCGGAGGACCCgaagcgggcggcggcgcggcaggaGGAGGACCGCAAGTTCTGGGCCGACTGCCTCGCCACCGGGTACCCCTGA
- the LOC125535817 gene encoding 4-alpha-glucanotransferase DPE2, with the protein MAKVTLIFKLPYYTEWGQSLVIAGSAPALGSWNVKQGLALSPVHEGNALVWCGQVSVPAVFTCEYSYHVVDDHKNVLRREAGEKKKLVVPEGVKDGDVVEVRDWWQDASEALFLRSAFKNVIFSTTDNAKRQLQPPSLSKTLDPEDIVVQFIISCPRLAAGSTVVVTGSNLAVGNWKAQNGLKLNYVGDSIWKAYCVLRKSEFPVKYKYCQVSEAGVSSLEFGPNREVDVDLSSPKPSRHILLSDGSLREAPWRGAGVAVPMFSIRSNEDLGVGEFPDLKLLVDWAVNSGFHLVQLLPINDTSVNKMWWDSYPYSSLSVFALHPLYLRVQALSDAIPADVKEEISKAKKELDKKDVDYEAALATKLRIAQKIFNLEKDKVLNSAPFKQFLSENEEWLKPYAAFCFLRDFFDTSDHSQWGRFSQFSKEKLDKLVAADALHHDIIRFHYYVQYHLFTQLSDAATYARKNKVILKGDLPIGVDRNSVDTWVNPTLFRMNTATGAPPDYFAKSGQNWGFPTYNWEEMSKDNYGWWRARLTQLSKFFTAYRIDHILGFFRIWELPEHAATGLCGKFRPSIPLSQEELLGDGIWDFDRMSRPYIRQDMLEEKFGSLWTVVASNFLHEYQKHCYEFKEECNTEKKIITKIKTSPEKSLWLEKEDSIQRGLFDLLQNIVLIRDPEDSTKYYPRFNLEDTSSFRDLDEHSKNVLRRLYHDYYFVRQENLWRQNALKTLPVLLDCSDMLACGEDLGLIPACVHPVMLELALIGLRIQRMPSEPGLEFDIPSKYSYMTVCAPSCHDCSTLRAWWEGDEGTRSRFYKTVIGSDKEAPSRCTPEVVNFILQQHFDAPSMWAIFPLQDLLALKDKYTARPAAEETINDPTNPRHYWRFRLHVSLESILEDKDIQASIKNLVTSSGRSFPGKKTDKA; encoded by the exons ATGGCGAAAGTGACCCTCATCTTCAAGCTACCGTACTACACGGAATGGGGGCAGAGCCTCGTCATCGCCggctccgcgccggcgctcggcTCCTGGAACGTCAAGCAAGGGCTGGCCCTGAGCCCGGTCCACGAGGGGAACGCGCTGGTCTGGTGTGGCCAGGTTTCAGTCCCCGCTGTCTTCACCTGTGAGTACAGCTACCATGTGGTGGACGACCACAAGAACGTTCTCAGACGGGAGGCCGGGGAGAAGAAGAAGCTAGTGGTGCCGGAGGGCGTCAAGGACGGCGACGTCGTCGAGGTCCGCGACTGGTGGCAG GATGCTTCTGAAGCTCTTTTCCTCCGGAGTGCGTTCAAGAACGTCATTTTCAGCACAACTGATAATGCTAAAAGGCAACTGCAGCCTCCTTCCCTCAGCAAAACTTTGGATCctgaag ATATTGTCGTGCAATTTATTATCAGTTGTCCTCGGCTAGCAGCTGGCTCTACT GTTGTCGTCACAGGAAGTAACCTCGCAGTAGGAAATTGGAAAGCTCAAAATGGCCTCAAGCTCAACTATGTTGGAGATTCCATTTGGAAAGCCTACTGTGTGTTGCGGAAGTCTGAGTTCCCAGTAAA ATATAAGTACTGTCAAGTTAGTGAAGCAGGAGTCTCTTCATTGGAGTTTGGCCCAAACAGAGAGGTTGATGTGGATTTATCATCACCCAAGCCATCCAGACACATCTTATTATCTGATGGCTCCCTCCGG GAAGCACCATGGAGGGGTGCTGGTGTTGCCGTACCGATGTTCTCAATCAGGTCAAATGAGGATCTTGGTGTTGGAGAATTCCCAGATCTTAAACTTCTTGTTGACTGGGCAGTCAATTCGGGTTTTCATCTTGTTCAGCTCCTTCCTATCAATGATACTTCTGTTAACAAGATGTGGTGGGATTCATATCCATATAG CTCACTCTCCGTATTTGCGTTGCACCCCTTGTACCTGAGAGTGCAGGCGCTTTCAGATGCTATTCCAGCAGATGTTAAG GAAGAGATTTCGAAGGCAAAGAAGGAGTTGGACAAAAAG GACGTCGACTATGAGGCAGCGTTGGCCACGAAACTCAGAATTGCCCAAAAAATATTTAATTTAGAAAAGGACAAAGTGCTAAATTCAGCTCCGTTCAAGCAGTTCTTATCTGAAAATGAG GAATGGTTGAAGCCATATGCTGCATTTTGCTTTCTTCGGGATTTCTTCGATACATCAGATCACAGCCAGTGGGGTCGGTTTTCTCAGTTTTCCAAGGAGAAG CTTGACAAGCTAGTCGCAGCAGATGCTTTGCACCACGATATTATACGCTTCCACTACTATGTCCAATATCATCTATTTACACAA TTATCAGATGCAGCTACATATGCAAGGAAGAACAAGGTTATTCTGAAAGGAGATTTACCTATTGGTGTTGATAGGAACAGCGTGGATACTTGGGTAAACCCTACATTATTTCGCATGAATACCGCTACTGGTGCACCTCCAGATTACTTTGCCAAAAGTGGACAAAATTGGGGTTTTCCTACATATAACTGGGAGGAGATGTCAAAGGATAATTATGGGTGGTGGCGAGCTCGTCTGACACAG CTATCAAAATTCTTCACAGCGTATAGGATAGACCATATTTTGGGTTTCTTTAGGATCTGGGAGCTTCCAGAACATGCTGCCACAGGTCTCTGTGGAAAATTTAGACCTTCAATTCCTCTTAGTCAG GAGGAGCTTCTAGGTGATGGTATCTGGGATTTTGATCGGATGAGCCGCCCATATATTCGTCAGGACATGCTGGAG GAGAAGTTTGGATCTCTTTGGACAGTTGTTGCATCCAACTTTCTGCACGAGTATCAGAAACACTGCTACGAG TTCAAAGAGGAATGCAACACCGAGAAAAAGATTATTACAAAGATTAAAACCAGTCCCGAAAAATCACTCTGGCTGGAGAAAGAAGACAGTATTCAGCGTGGTCTGTTCGATCTTCTACAG AATATAGTCCTCATCAGAGATCCTGAGGACTCCACAAAGTACTATCCCCGTTTTAACCTGGAGGATACTTCAAGTTTTAGGGACTTAGATGAACATAG CAAAAATGTCCTTAGAAGATTATACCATGACTATTATTTCGTTCGCCAAGAAAATCTTTGGCGACAAAATGCACTGAAGACTCTACCTGTTCTATTGGACTGTTCGGATATGTTGGCATGCGGGGAAGATCTTGGCCTTATCCCTGCTTGTGTTCACCCT GTTATGCTAGAACTCGCGTTGATTGGATTGCGTATCCAGAGAATGCCTAGTGAACCAGGCTTGGAATTTGATATTCCGTCCAAGTACAGCTATATGACG GTTTGTGCTCCCTCATGTCATGATTGCTCCACATTACGTGCTTGGTGGGAAGGAGATGAAGGGACAAGAAGTCGTTTTTACAAGACTGTAATTGGCAGCGACAAAGAGGCCCCATCTCGTTGCACCCCAGAAGTAGTAAACTTCATTCTTCAGCAGCATTTCGATGCACCGTCAATGTGGGCAATCTTTCCGCTACAG GATCTGCTTGCTCTGAAAGACAAATACACCGCAAGACCAGCAGCGGAAGAAACAATCAACGATCCCACTAACCCGAGGCATTATTGGAGATTCC GCCTACATGTGTCACTGGAGtccatactggaggacaaggacATCCAGGCGAGCATCAAGAACCTCGTCACAAGCAGCGGGAGGTCATTCCCTGGCAAGAAAACGGACAAGGCCTAG
- the LOC125535818 gene encoding tyrosine-specific transport system-like, with protein sequence MAAAALQCCPLLSSPPASSILPPSSVRTPAVSRTGEARRRLQRCRCSQSAEGRSPGSSPPQLERLFSNVNQATMKHEPGSITGSVFLVAGTTVGAGILAIPAVTQEAGFLASAVTCVFCWTYMVVTGLLVAEVNVNTMCELGSGSVSLVSMAKRTLGTAGVRTVCFSYLFIHYALLVAYVARSSEILTNSLGIPLWESATLFSLAFGGLCYFGSQRVIGAVNGFLVFSIIASFTLLVVVASGNIQWSSLLETNFAAAPQSIPIIALSFVYQNVVPVLCTNLEGDLSKVRKAIVLGTAIPLALFLVWDAVILGTIPGFAESGAITDPLQQLRSSNGTVGPIVEAFSFLAIGTSYIGFVLGLTDFIADLLKLPSGQNKPLTYLVTLFPPLVLSLLDPEIFFKALDFAGTYGVLVLFGVFPAAMSWSERYSNDLEAPISPIVPGGKLTLSFVMGGALLVIFSEVFKDIMQLQGLH encoded by the exons aTGGCAGCAGCCGCTCTCCAGTGCTGCCCTCTGCTGAGCTCACCGCCGGCATCATCCATCTTGCCGCCTTCCTCTGTAAGAACACCGGCGGTTAGCAGGACAGGGGAGGCCAGGAGGAGGCTGCAGCGATGCCGCTGTTCCCAGTCTGCCGAGGGGCGATCGCCGGGTAGCTCGCCACCGCAGCTGGAGCGCCTCTTCTCCAATGTCAACCAGGCCACCATGAAGCACGAGCCTG GGAGTATCACCGGTTCCGTCTTCCTTGTGGCCGGCACAACG GTCGGGGCAGGTATCCTCGCGATCCCTGCCGTCACACAAGAAGCTGGATTCTTGGCCTCAGCAGTCACATGCGTTTTCTGCTGGACATATATG GTTGTAACAGGGCTGTTAGTTGCTGAAGTAAATGTCAATACAATGTGTGAACTAGGATCTGGAAGTGTCTCGCTG GTTTCAATGGCCAAGCGTACTCTAGGGACAGCTGGAGTAAGAACAGTTTG CTTTTCATATTTGTTTATACATTATGCACTTCTTGTTGCGTATGTGGCACGCTCTTCAGAGATCTTAACGAACTCACTGGGCATTCCATT ATGGGAGAGTGCCACCCTGTTTTCACTGGCTTTTGGTGGACTATGTTACTTCGGAAG TCAGCGAGTCATTGGTGCCGTGAATGGTTTTTTGGTGTTCAGTATCATAGCATCCTTCACACTTCTTGTG GTGGTGGCAAGTGGAAACATACAGTGGAGTTCTCTTCTCGAAACGAATTTTGCTGCTGCTCCCCAAAGTATACCAATAATTGCTCTTTCATTTGTATATCAG AATGTAGTTCCTGTTCTCTGCACAAATTTGGAGGGAGACCTGTCAAAAGTAAG GAAGGCCATTGTATTAGGTACTGCCATACCCCTTGCTCTGTTTCTCGTATGGGATGCTGTCATCCTGGGGACAATCCCGGGGTTTGCAGAAAGTGGGGCTATTACTGATCCGTTACAACAACTTAGGTCAAGCAATGGTACAGTGGGG CCTATTGTTGAGGCATTCTCATTTCTGGCAATAGGCACATCATACATCGGATTTGTTCTGGGACTCACAGACTTCATCGCAGACT TGCTCAAACTACCAAGTGGACAGAACAAACCTCTGACATACCTTGTAACTTTGTTCCCTCCGCTTGTTCTGTCACTGCTTGATCCAGAGATATTTTTCAAGGCATTGGACTTTGCAGGAACTTATGGAG TTCTAGTACTCTTTGGAGTTTTCCCTGCAGCTATGTCTTGGTCAGAGAGATACTCAAATGACTTGGAAGCTCCTATATCCCCTATAGTCCCAGGAGGAAAATTAACCCTCTCATTTGTTATGGGGGGTGCCTTGCTTGTAATATTTTCAGAGGTTTTCAAGGACATAATGCAGTTACAAGGACTACATTGA
- the LOC125541068 gene encoding quinone-oxidoreductase QR2-like: MQTTVHTRSSQINNLQGSNSPYKYGSLPAFFLHQLPTLQEEAKQFPNQISFSQQSSAASRSAMATKIYIVYYSTWGHVATLAEEIKKGADTVPGVEVTVWRVPETLPEEVLGKMHAAPGREDHPVITASQLAEADGILFGFPTRFGMMAAQMKAFFDSTGRLWQEGSLAGKPAGIFLATGTQGGGQETTALTAITQLTHHGMLFVPVGYTHGAGMFAMDEVKGGSPYGSGTFAGKDGGRTPSDAELALAAHQGKYFAGIAKKLNAV, translated from the exons ATGCAGACTACAGTACATACAAGGTCGTCTCAAATTAACAATCTTCAAGGCTCCAATTCCCCCTACAAATACGGGAGCCTGCCCGCCTTCTTTCTTCACCAGCTACCTACACTGCAAGAGGAAGCAAAGCAATTTCCAAACCAAATCAGTTTTTCACAGCAGAGTTCTGCAGCTAGCCGATCGGCAATGGCGACCAAGATCTACATCGT GTACTACTCGACATGGGGACACGTCGCCACGCTCGCGGAGGAGATCAAGAAAGGCGCCGACACCGTCCCCGGTGTCGAGGTCACCGTCTGGCGGGTGCCGGAGACGCTGCCGGAGGAGGTGCTGGGGAAGATGCACGCGGCGCCGGGGCGCGAGGACCACCCAGTCATAACGGCGTCCCAGCTGGCCGAGGCCGACGGCATCCTGTTCGGCTTCCCGACGCGGTTCGGCATGATGGCGGCGCAGATGAAAGCCTTCTTTGACTCCACCGGCCGCCTCTGGCAGGAGGGCTCCCTCGCCGGCAAGCCCGCGGGCATCTTCCTCGCCACAGGTACGCAGGGTGGCGGCCAGGAGACCACGGCCCTCACGGCCATCACGCAGCTGACGCACCACGGCATGCTCTTCGTGCCCGTCGGCTACACGCACGGCGCCGGCATGTTCGCCATGGACGAGGTCAAGGGCGGCAGCCCGTACGGATCCGGCACCTTCGCCGGCAAAGATGGCGGCAGGACGCCCAGCGACGCCGAGCTCGCTTTGGCGGCGCACCAGGGGAAGTACTTCGCCGGCATCGCCAAGAAGCTCAACGCCGTCTGA
- the LOC125535820 gene encoding quinone-oxidoreductase QR2-like: protein MATKIYIVYYSTWGHVATLAEEIKKGADSVPDVEVTVWRVPETLPEEVLGKMHAAPGREDHPVITARQLAEADGVLFGFPTRFGMMAAQMKAFFDSTGGLWQEGSLAGKPAGVFFATGTQGGGQETTALTAVTQLTHHGMIFVPVGYTHGAGMFAMDEVKGGSPYGAGTFAGADGSRTPTDAELALGAHQGKYFAGIAKKLKAV, encoded by the exons ATGGCGACCAAGATCTACATCGT GTACTACTCGACATGGGGGCACGTCGCCACGCTCGCGGAGGAGATCAAGAAAGGCGCCGACTCCGTCCCTGACGTCGAGGTCACAGTCTGGCGGGTGCCGGAGACGTTGCCGGAGGAGGTGCTGGGGAAGATGCACGCGGCGCCGGGGCGCGAGGACCACCCCGTCATAACGGCGCGGCAGCTGGCCGAGGCCGACGGCGTGCTGTTCGGCTTCCCGACGCGGTTCGGCATGATGGCGGCGCAGATGAAGGCCTTCTTCGACTCCACCGGCGGCCTCTGGCAAGAGGGGTCCCTCGCCGGCAAGCCCGCGGGCGTCTTCTTCGCCACGGGCACGCAGGGCGGCGGCCAGGAGACCACGGCCCTCACGGCCGTGACGCAGCTGACGCACCACGGAATGATCTTCGTGCCCGTCGGCTACACGCACGGCGCCGGCATGTTCGCCATGGACGAGGTCAAGGGCGGCAGCCCGTACGGAGCCGGCACCTTCGCCGGCGCTGATGGCAGCAGGACGCCCACCGATGCCGAGCTCGCCTTGGGGGCGCACCAGGGGAAGTACTTCGCTGGCATcgccaagaagctgaaggccGTCTGA